In the Caldalkalibacillus salinus genome, one interval contains:
- a CDS encoding sigma-54 interaction domain-containing protein — MGQWINSPEMLRAILSSIDEGIHVINAEGKTIYYNHVVAQLDGLTEEEVIGKHVLDIFPSLNEHTSTLLQVIKTGESIVNEPQSYTNLKGKRVETINTTLPIHVDGKRVGALEVAKDISKIKGLSERVLDLQAQIFQRTKQSNAALQKGGCTFHIEHFITQDPVMLDMKKNVLKMAESSAPVLVYGETGTGKEIIAQSLHQASPRKENPFIAQNCAALPSTLLESLLFGTKKGSFTGAMDRKGLFELANEGTLFLDELNAMPMELQAKLLRVLQEGYVRPVGGNKPVAVNVRIVVAMNEDPWEAVKEGRLRADLFYRIHVMSLYLTPLRERKADIPLLTSYFIESFCQRQKEKVRLSPKAQTCFQQYDWPGNVRELEHALEAAIHMADESYLETHHFPDSLQRQWGGMDQDKISAPRPPRMVTIVTDEPQREEDAFNIPSLQEHLEAEEKYWIQKALEETNGNIKRAAHLLSVPRQTLQYKIKKYGLI; from the coding sequence ATGGGACAATGGATCAATTCTCCAGAAATGTTACGCGCCATTCTGTCCTCTATTGATGAAGGGATTCACGTCATTAATGCTGAAGGAAAAACCATTTATTATAACCACGTGGTGGCTCAGCTTGACGGGTTAACGGAAGAGGAAGTGATCGGCAAACATGTTTTAGATATTTTCCCTTCCTTAAATGAGCACACGAGTACACTGCTACAGGTGATCAAAACGGGTGAATCGATCGTAAACGAACCGCAATCGTATACCAATCTTAAGGGCAAACGGGTCGAAACAATTAATACAACCCTGCCCATACACGTCGATGGTAAACGGGTCGGTGCCTTAGAGGTGGCCAAAGATATATCCAAAATCAAAGGATTGTCTGAAAGAGTACTCGATCTCCAAGCCCAGATTTTCCAAAGAACGAAACAATCCAATGCTGCGCTGCAAAAAGGGGGATGTACCTTTCACATTGAGCATTTCATCACCCAAGACCCCGTGATGTTAGACATGAAAAAAAATGTCCTCAAGATGGCCGAAAGTTCGGCACCTGTACTCGTCTATGGCGAAACAGGCACAGGTAAAGAGATTATCGCCCAATCCCTACACCAAGCATCCCCACGCAAAGAAAACCCATTTATTGCCCAAAATTGTGCAGCCCTACCATCGACACTTCTTGAAAGCCTACTATTTGGGACAAAAAAAGGGTCATTCACTGGTGCCATGGACCGCAAAGGGCTGTTTGAATTAGCGAATGAAGGAACGTTATTTCTAGATGAGTTAAATGCGATGCCTATGGAATTACAAGCGAAGCTCCTCCGTGTATTACAAGAAGGGTACGTACGCCCTGTAGGGGGGAACAAACCGGTAGCTGTTAATGTAAGGATCGTGGTTGCTATGAATGAGGATCCGTGGGAAGCGGTCAAAGAGGGTCGTTTACGTGCAGATCTATTCTATCGGATTCACGTTATGTCGCTGTATCTGACCCCTTTGAGAGAGAGAAAAGCGGATATTCCGTTGCTGACCTCCTACTTTATTGAGTCGTTCTGTCAACGCCAAAAGGAAAAGGTAAGGCTTTCACCCAAGGCCCAAACATGCTTCCAACAATATGACTGGCCAGGGAATGTAAGAGAGCTTGAACATGCCTTAGAGGCGGCGATTCATATGGCCGACGAGTCATATCTAGAAACACACCACTTTCCAGATAGTCTTCAACGGCAGTGGGGTGGAATGGACCAAGACAAAATATCGGCACCTCGTCCCCCGCGTATGGTTACCATCGTAACAGATGAGCCACAGAGAGAAGAGGATGCCTTTAACATTCCCTCCTTACAAGAACATCTCGAAGCCGAGGAAAAATATTGGATACAAAAAGCACTAGAAGAAACGAACGGTAATATCAAGCGGGCAGCCCATCTGCTTTCGGTCCCGCGTCAGACCTTACAGTATAAAATAAAAAAATACGGCCTCATATAG
- a CDS encoding DUF1934 domain-containing protein, whose product MAKPFAKIEVLIDVTTISKENKTKDTQTQRQGYLYHDGDQEYILRYEEQIGDEGEDQPTHTTLKIKGEEIKLIRHGTVQMNHTYVKGKTTEGRYHTPYGMMPMETKTTKLTFNWNEDTGQLTLGYDLKMNNAFIDHLTLDIRIHKQ is encoded by the coding sequence ATGGCTAAACCGTTTGCCAAGATTGAAGTCCTGATCGACGTAACGACCATCTCAAAGGAAAATAAGACCAAAGATACGCAAACACAGCGCCAAGGTTACCTTTACCATGACGGTGATCAAGAATATATCCTGCGTTATGAAGAACAGATTGGAGACGAGGGTGAGGATCAGCCCACACATACCACATTAAAAATCAAAGGTGAAGAGATCAAATTAATCCGACACGGGACCGTACAGATGAACCACACCTACGTGAAAGGAAAAACAACGGAAGGGCGCTACCACACCCCTTACGGAATGATGCCTATGGAAACCAAGACGACAAAGCTGACCTTTAATTGGAACGAAGATACGGGGCAACTGACTCTAGGCTATGATTTAAAGATGAATAACGCCTTCATTGACCATCTCACCTTGGATATCCGTATCCACAAACAATAA